CGCCGGTCGCCTTGCTGCTGTTGCCGGTGTGGATGCCGGGCGGCAGGACGCCGCGCGCGAAGTTGTGGCAGATGGAGTACTGCCCCTCCCGGCAGGCGGGGCACGGCGGATCGATGCCGCGCGGCGCGCAGGAGAGCCAGGGGTTGAGGACCACGCGCTCGCCGGCGCGTCGCGCTCGCACCCCGGGGCCGACGCGCTCGATGGTGCCAACCACCTCGTGGCCGAGGACCTGGGGAAAGGAGATGAGCGCGGTCATCGGGTTCGCGACGCTGCCGTTGAGGAACACCTGCTTGTAATCGCTGCCACAGATGCCGCAGAGACGGGTCCGGATCGTCACCCAGTCCGGCGCCGGCAGCTCGGGATCGGGGAGGTCCTTCAAGGCGAACGTGGAATGGGGCCCGAAGAAGAGCCGCTTGTCGACCCGCCCGAGCAGGCTCGTCAGGACGAGCTTCGGGGCGCTGAAATCGGTAACGAGGGCGCGCACGGCTCATCAATCTCACGCCGGTGGGCCGCGAACAAGCAGAGGGTGCCGCCGGCCCGGCCTTGTCGACGGGGTGCACGCTCAGGCACCATGCGGAGGTGGCGAGCTCGATGCCGAACCCGCGCCGGGCCATCCCGTCCGTGGAGCGGCTGCTGAGCGCCCCGGCCGGCGCCGCGCTGGCGGCCCGCTACCGGCGGGAGCACGTGGTCGAGACCACGCGGACGGTCCTCGACGACGTCCGTCGCACGGCGGGGGACGGCGGCCGCGTGCCGCCGGACGAGGAGATCCTCGAGCGCGTTCGGACGCGCCTGGAAGAAGCTTCCACGCCGCGCCTGAGGCGCGTCATCAACGCGACGGGCGTGGTCCTGCACACCAACCTCGGGCGCGCGCCGCTCGCCGAGGAGGCGGTCACGGCGCTCGCGGACGCGGCGCGCGCCGCCGTGAACCTCGAGCTCGACCTCGCGAGCGGGCGGCGCGGCGACCGGGACACGCTGCTCGCCGACGACCTCGGGACGCTTACCGGCGCGGAGGCGAGCCTGGTGGTGAACAACAACGCGGCGGCCGTCCTCCTGGTCCTCGACACGCTCGCCGGGGGCCGCGAGGTCGTGGTGTCGCGCGGCGAGCTGATCGAGATCGGCGGCGCCTTCCGGATGCCCGACATCATGGCGAGGAGCGGCGCTCGGTTGCGCGAGGTGGGGACGACGAACCGCACGCACGCCGACGACTACCGCCGCGCCATCGGCCCCGACACGGCGCTCCTGCTGAAGGTCCACACCAGCAACTACCGGATCGTCGGCTTCACCGCCTCGGTCGAGCTCGCCGAGCTGGTCGCGCTCGGGCGCGCGTCGGGCATCCCGGTGGTGGAGGACCTCGGCAGCGGCGCGCTCGTCGACCTCGCCGCCTGGGGGTTGCCGCGCGAGCCCGTGGTCCGCGAGCGCATCGCGGCCGGCGCCGACCTGGTGACGTTCAGCGGCGACAAGCTGCTCGGCGGGCCGCAGGCGGGCATCATCGTCGGTCGCCGGGACTTCGTCGCTCGCCTCGCGTCGAACCCGCTTCGCCGGGCGCTCCGCCCCGACAAGCTCACCATCGCGGCGCTCGGCGCCACCCTCCGTCTCTACCGCGAGTCGCCCGACCTCGCGGCCACCCTGCCGACGTTCCGGCTCCTGACGCGCCCCGTCGCCGACATGGAGGCGGTCGGCCGGGCGGCGGCGCCGCTGGTCGCGGCGCGCCTCGGACCCGGCTACCGCGTCGAGGTGGTCGCGGCCGATGGCGAGGTCGGCAGCGGCGCCGTACCCGTCGTGCCGCTCCCGAGCCGTGCGCTCGTGATCGACCACCCCGACGTCCCCGCCGAGCGCATCGCCGCCCGCTTCCGGGCCGCCCGCCCGCCCGTGATCGGCCGCGTCCACGACGGTCGCTTCCTGCTCGACCTGCGCGCCATCTTCGACGCCCACGAGCTCGCCGTCGACCTCGGCTGACGGATGCCCCTCATCATCGGGACGGCGGGGCACATCGACCACGGCAAGACGTCGCTCATCCGGGCGCTCACCGGGCAGGATACCGATCGCCTGAAGGAGGAGAAGGAGCGCGGCATCTCGATCGACCTCGGCTTCGCCTACCTCGAAGGGCCGGGAGGGGCGCGGGCGGGGATCGTCGACGTGCCCGGCCACGAGCGGTTCATCCGCAACATGCTCGCCGGCGCGCATGGCATGGACCTCGTCCTCTTCACGGTGGCGGCCGACGACGGGGTGATGCCGCAGACCGAGGAGCACCTCGATATCCTGCACCTCCTCGGCGTCCGGCGCGGCATCTTCGTGCTCACCAAGATCGACCTGGTGGACGCGCCACGCGTGGCGGCCGTGCGCGAGGAGATCGAGATCCTCACGCTCGACACGACGCTCGAAGGCGCGCCCATCATCCCCGTGTCGACGCTGACGGGCGAGGGACTCGACCTGCTCCGCGCCGAGATCGCGTCGCAGCTCGCGGCCCCGCCCGGGCCGGCGCCGCCCGGCTACTTTCGCATGCCCGTCGACCGTGCCTTCGTGATGCGGGGGCACGGGGTCGTGGTCACCGGCACGGCGATCGCGGGCACCGTGTCCGAGGGCGACACGGTGCGCGTGCTCCCTGGCGCGGAGCGGGCCCGGGTGCGCAGCCTCGAGAGTCACGGTGTGCCCGTGCGGAGCGCCGGGCACGGCCAGCGGGTCGCCATGAACCTCGCCGGCGTCGAGCGGGAGGACCTCGGCCGCGGCCACGTCGTCTGCGACGAGCGGATCGAGCGCGTGACCGACCGGCTCGACGCCTGGGTCGAGGTCCGGTCCGCAGCCCGCCGCCCCCTCTCGAGCCACGGCCGGGTGCGGTTCCACCTGGGCACCGCTGAGGTCATCGGCAAGCTCATCGTGCTGGGCGGCGGGTCGGCGCTCGAGCCGCGGACGAGCGGCTGGGCGCAGATCGCGCTCGCCGAGCCCGTGCTCGGCATGCGCGGCGACCGCTTCATCCTGCGCGACGAGACGGCGCGCGGGACGCTCGGTGGGGGCGAGGTGGTGAACCCGTTCGCGGCTCGCCATCGCCGGAGCGAGGGCCAGCTGCTCGAACGGCTCCAGGCGCTGCGCCGGAGCGACCAGGCGACGGCTGCCCGAGCCTTCCTCGAGCTCGCGCCCGAGTTCGCCAGCGACCTCGCCACCGTCGGGCAGGCGCTGAACCTGCGCGAGGAGGAGGCCAGGGCGGCGCTGGCCGCGGCGCCCGGCGTCGTGCCGATCCCCGAGGGATCGAGCCCGGAGGCGTACACCACCGAGGCCATGTGGCGGCGCCTCGAGGAGAGCGCGGTCGGCGCGGTTGCGGCTGCCCATCGGGAGCAGCCGCTCGCGCCCGGGCTCGACATGGAGAGCCTGCGCACGGGCCTGCCGTGGGACGTACCGCCGCGCATCTTCCGCTGGTGCATCGACCGGCTGGTCGGGGCCGGACGGCTCCTCCGGGAGGAGAGCGTGGTGCGCTCGCCGGAGCATCGGGTGAGGCTCGGCGCGGACGCCCGGGCCCTCGGCGAGCGCGTCGAGCGCCTGCTCGCCGAGGGGCGCTTCACGCCTCCCGATCTCCGGCAGATCGAGGAGGCGACGGGCGTGGGCCGGAGCCCGCTCGGCGAGGTGCTCGGCGTGCTCGAGAGCGAGGGCCGCATCACCCGCATCGCCCCCGACCTCTACTACGCGCGCGGCGCCGCGGAGGAGGCGAAGGCGATCGTGGTCGAGCATTGCCGCCGGCACGGCGACATCACGGCCGCCACGTTTCGTGACCTGATCGGCGCGAGCCGCAAGTTCGCGATCGCCTTCCTCGACTGGTGCGACCGGACCGGCGTCACCGTCCGCGTCGGCGACCTGCGCAAGCTGCGCCGCTAGCTAGGCGCACGGGTCCCGGGATCTGCTAAGCTCGCCCAATGGCCGAAGGTCGGAGCGGCTCGCATACGCGGCCGGAGCTCTTCCGGCTGACCGAGCGGGCCCGTGCGTCCGGTTGAGCCGGCAAGCTGGGTCCGGCGGACCTGTCGCGCATCCTCGCGGGGCTGCCGCAAGTCGTGCACCCCGATCTGCTGGTCGGCACCTCGACGGCCGACGACGCCGGGGTGTTCCGCATCGCTCCCGACCTGGCGCTGGTGCAGACCGTCGACTTCTTCACGCCCATCGTCGACGATCCCTTCGAGTTCGGGACGATCGCCGCCGCCAACGCGCTCTCGGACGTCTACGCGATGGGCGGCGAGCCACGGACCGCGCTCAACATCGCGTGCTTCCCCCAGCAGGGTGTCCCGCTCGAGGTGCTGCGCGAGATCCTGCGTGGCGGGCTCGCCAAGGCGGAGGAAGCGGGCGTCGTGGTGGTCGGCGGCCACACGGTGGTCGACGACGAGATCAAGTTCGGGATGGCGGTGACGGGATTCGTGCACCCCGACCGCATCCTGCGCAACGTGGGTGCGCGGCCGGGCGACGCGCTCGTCCTCACCAAGCCGCTCGGGACGGGCATCGTCGCAACGGCCATCAAGCACGGGGCGGGCACGGCGGCGGAGCACGCCGCCGCGGTGGCAACGATGGCGGCGCTCAACGGTCCCGCGGCGCGGGTGCTCGGCGCCTTCGCCGTGCACGCGTGCACCGACGTGACCGGGTTCGGCCTCCTCGGCCACGCCTACGAGATGGCGCACGGCAGCGACGCCCGCCTGGCCTTCACGGCCGAGCGCCTTCCCCTCCTCCCCGGGGCGCGCCGCCTCGCCGCGGAGGGTCATCTGACGGGTGGCTGCCGGCGGAACCGCGACTGGCTGGCCGACAAGGTCCGCGTCGCGCCCAGGCTGCCGGCGGACCTCGTCGAGGCGGCGTTCGACCCGCAGACGTCGGGCGGGCTCCTCGCCGCGCTGTCCGAGACGGATGCGGCGCGTGCGCTCGCCGCGCTCGCGGCCGCCGGGGTGGCGGCGGTCGTCGTGGGCAGCGTCGAAGCGCGCGCCGCGGGACCCTGGGTCGAGCTTCGCTGAGGGCGCTCACGGGAGCGCCGCCATCGTTCCCCGCAGGCTGACCGCTCCCGGGCCCGGCAGGTTCGAAGCGCCGTCGACCAGGAGATTGAGGCTCGGCGGAATGCAGAAAACGCTGACCAGCGTCGACGGGCTCGGCACACCGCCCGTCCGCAAGGTGCCGGCGTGCACGCCGCTCTCGGCGATCGTCCGTGCGGCCGCCAGCATCGTGAATGCGCCCGCATTCGCCTGCTGGCACGCGGTGAAGTCTCCCTCGTCCGCGCAGTCAGCGTCCGAGGCGCACGAGCAGTCGGGGTTGTTCCCGCTGCACGGCACGGTCTTGAAACCGCCTGCGGGCTTCCGGCAGCGGCCACAGAAGACG
This portion of the Deltaproteobacteria bacterium genome encodes:
- the selA gene encoding L-seryl-tRNA(Sec) selenium transferase, yielding MPNPRRAIPSVERLLSAPAGAALAARYRREHVVETTRTVLDDVRRTAGDGGRVPPDEEILERVRTRLEEASTPRLRRVINATGVVLHTNLGRAPLAEEAVTALADAARAAVNLELDLASGRRGDRDTLLADDLGTLTGAEASLVVNNNAAAVLLVLDTLAGGREVVVSRGELIEIGGAFRMPDIMARSGARLREVGTTNRTHADDYRRAIGPDTALLLKVHTSNYRIVGFTASVELAELVALGRASGIPVVEDLGSGALVDLAAWGLPREPVVRERIAAGADLVTFSGDKLLGGPQAGIIVGRRDFVARLASNPLRRALRPDKLTIAALGATLRLYRESPDLAATLPTFRLLTRPVADMEAVGRAAAPLVAARLGPGYRVEVVAADGEVGSGAVPVVPLPSRALVIDHPDVPAERIAARFRAARPPVIGRVHDGRFLLDLRAIFDAHELAVDLG
- the selB gene encoding selenocysteine-specific translation elongation factor, with the protein product MPLIIGTAGHIDHGKTSLIRALTGQDTDRLKEEKERGISIDLGFAYLEGPGGARAGIVDVPGHERFIRNMLAGAHGMDLVLFTVAADDGVMPQTEEHLDILHLLGVRRGIFVLTKIDLVDAPRVAAVREEIEILTLDTTLEGAPIIPVSTLTGEGLDLLRAEIASQLAAPPGPAPPGYFRMPVDRAFVMRGHGVVVTGTAIAGTVSEGDTVRVLPGAERARVRSLESHGVPVRSAGHGQRVAMNLAGVEREDLGRGHVVCDERIERVTDRLDAWVEVRSAARRPLSSHGRVRFHLGTAEVIGKLIVLGGGSALEPRTSGWAQIALAEPVLGMRGDRFILRDETARGTLGGGEVVNPFAARHRRSEGQLLERLQALRRSDQATAARAFLELAPEFASDLATVGQALNLREEEARAALAAAPGVVPIPEGSSPEAYTTEAMWRRLEESAVGAVAAAHREQPLAPGLDMESLRTGLPWDVPPRIFRWCIDRLVGAGRLLREESVVRSPEHRVRLGADARALGERVERLLAEGRFTPPDLRQIEEATGVGRSPLGEVLGVLESEGRITRIAPDLYYARGAAEEAKAIVVEHCRRHGDITAATFRDLIGASRKFAIAFLDWCDRTGVTVRVGDLRKLRR
- the selD gene encoding selenide, water dikinase SelD; the encoded protein is MAEGRSGSHTRPELFRLTERARASGUAGKLGPADLSRILAGLPQVVHPDLLVGTSTADDAGVFRIAPDLALVQTVDFFTPIVDDPFEFGTIAAANALSDVYAMGGEPRTALNIACFPQQGVPLEVLREILRGGLAKAEEAGVVVVGGHTVVDDEIKFGMAVTGFVHPDRILRNVGARPGDALVLTKPLGTGIVATAIKHGAGTAAEHAAAVATMAALNGPAARVLGAFAVHACTDVTGFGLLGHAYEMAHGSDARLAFTAERLPLLPGARRLAAEGHLTGGCRRNRDWLADKVRVAPRLPADLVEAAFDPQTSGGLLAALSETDAARALAALAAAGVAAVVVGSVEARAAGPWVELR